Part of the Misgurnus anguillicaudatus chromosome 25, ASM2758022v2, whole genome shotgun sequence genome, TTAAAGCCGGGAACACAGCAAACAAAATAGGTACACTACTGTTACTTTCTTCCAGCGTCTGCCTTGCGCGCGCACACGTCCCCGTTGATATTAACTCTTGTTTTAGCACCAGCTCTGTTACATTCCCTTTTGACCGAAGGCTGTCCACAGTTTGAACTTTAATTGTTTCAACAACAGATGTGAGGATGTAATAAATTGTCATGTTTACATGATACAAACACTCCATCCGCTGCAGCAAATACATGCAAGTAGCCGGGTACTTTCTTTTGGTTTACAGATGTAGCATAATCATGCAATTCAAAGATCAAAAAGTTCAAGTATTTCCTGTGAAATCCGACACGACGGAATGGTTAACCGCACTAAAAATGTCCAAAGGTTAGTATTACCGCATCATTTTTTAATTACCGTACTGTGCCAATGTCATGGTTCGAAAACCCCTATCCAGCATCAACCAATTTAAACAATGACGTGAGACAAACACATTCATTCAAGTCTGCTCCCATGTGTTTGTGGTGAAAGTACTTCACTGACTGACTttaaatcaaaaaaaaaaaaatgttcacaTTTATAAAAATCTAGTTGTACTGAAACatgtttacttaatattttttagACAGATCTATCTTTTCTATTAATTTTCCATTAAATAATGTgatctgatgagtttaaagcAAGTTTCTTTTCTGCGTGTTTCTTCCATGATTGCTGTGAGCACAGGTGTCTTGCAGTTTGCTACTGGGTCATAAAGTACACCCCATTTCttaacatacacaaacagatgacttgctgatttgtcctgtgtttatatgaaaatctgatttactTACTTGTGTTTTATCTGAACTAGATAGAACATTTATCTCACTTCaactttatttgtatagcacatttaaaaacaaccgAAGTTGACCAAAGTGTTTCACAGAATCAAGTACTACACATAAACTCACATCAGCTAACACATAACAACACTGTCAAAATATCTCAACCCTCAATTTACATTAAAAGCCAAAGAATAAAAATATGTCTTAATGGTAAACCATTCTATAATGTAGGCGCCGCAACCGAAAATGCTTGATGTCCTCTattcttaccgtgggttcacaccagccgcgtttgaggcgacaaatttgcgtctaccgcgtctagcttgccacttaaacattttgagtttactcgcttcattcgcgcgtgaaagctgcgtgtgaaattctagtcatcgagacattaacgcggaaattcgcgtcatgggagaggcttctgcgactccgctcgcatcctgtaatcacatcagaaagctcctgattggttaacgcgggccgtttttccgccaaagttcaaatttttcaactcgcgcgtttgtcGCGGCAAATCGTAATTCGCGCCATTCGTGCGAATGAGGCCAAATCACGTCTACCGCactgcgctaaacgcctcattcgcaccgcgagacctccagaagcgcatcaacgcatcttcacattgacttaacattgaaatcactcgagcttgacgcctctaccgcggctggtgtgaacgcagcattacaccTAGACCGTGGAACGACCCCAAATGTGTCATGATTAACgttatttatttgatgtttatgcGAACAAAAGCGCACTTACATGTAAAATCTATTTTAAGTTTGGTTTGCATCagtacttttttatatttctagaaattgtttttaaaaccatgataatattgataaatgTGGTGATTTTGGTCACTATAACGTCGATGTGAAATTTTCGTATTTTCGTATTCGGTATTTTGAGCACTgatttttttatctattttttaattcaacaactttttttttacagattgcagctttaacgTTTATTCTGCAAAATTTTGAAACGTTTTTgttctgcatatttttttctgtaggtTCATTCAACATAGTGGGATAAAACAAGGACAATTTTTACTATATTATCTCAGGCATAGATAATCCTTTACATTGACATACTAATGGAACATAACTGCAAGTAACCTCAAATACTCTGTactaatgtaaaaaatgtttaaatcttCATCCCGATTAATTGAGGACTGAcgcatgttgtttaaaaataatattctaATCAGTAAAGGAACATGACGGCGTGTGTTCCCCAAGACCTGTTCAGGATGCTAAGAATTTGTACAAAGTGCCATTTTTACATAGTTTACATAGTACAGTCATTAATATATCTGTCTGGAGTAGCTCTTGGCAAAAGAACAAACATCACAATAGTCTACATGAGATACGTGATCCCATGACTCCTCTCTGTGAATCTGAGCTATGGACAAATAATAGAAGCCAGTCCTCTTAAAAGGTTACGCAACCTACAAACTCTGCAATAGACATCCAAACAAACCACATTCGAAGACGAATCGATGAATCTAAAACACTGATCTAAGAACATTGTTAGTGTGTGAAGCTACATCTAAAAATAATGGGTATGACATACGGTCAATGAATTGTCTAAATTGTTTCCCCTGATGCAGTCATACAACTGAACCATGCAGACATCACAGCTTAAAATTACAAGTAGTGTCAATCTTGAATGTTATGGAAGCCTGGAAGGGGGAGGGACACGTGTTCAGAGCAGCTTGAAAGCCAAAATGTCATGATTACAAATTATATTTATGATATCTATGACTAAGTTCTTGGTAATGCTACAGTATTCATGTATTCTTGTGTAATCAAAAGGAATTGAAAAAGTaaagatttttgtttttaaagagaaaGGAAAGGAAGACAGGAAAAGATGGACCCACCCCAAACCCATGCCACTGGTTGAGCCAGTGTTGGTTGAGTTAAaacaaataacacattttaactttAATAAACAGGAGTTTATCAGTAAAAGCAGGTGCCTTACCTTGAAACTGCTATTTCCACTTTAGTCCTGGCGATAGCTGACGCCCTTCGAGCACCCTCCACGGCCCTGTCCACTTTTTCTTTAGTTTTATGACTTTTAAGAGGAATAAGCTGCTTCCTTATTCCACGCACCAGTACGTTATTTTTATACTTCCCCTCTTCTTTGGTTCCATCCGGGAATATCGTGCATCCGTATCCATTCCTCTTGTTGTTCAACCATTCCCCTTCATACTTCAACCCATTGGATCGCTCGCTGACTCCAAAACCATTGCGTTTGTCATTCTTCCACTCGCCCATGTAAGACTCAGTGGTGGTGGCGTCCACATGGTCCTCCATGGGCATGTACTCATCGTGCACCTCTCCATCCCCATAGCTGATGGTGGAGTTGGCATCGCTGGAGCTGATGCGGCTCATGGTGGCGTCGCTCCGCGCAGCACTCTGTTTGCTAGAGATGGACGTTTTGGAGTCGGATTTACGGAGCTGGCGAAGGCTGCCAAAGAGAGACCCGCGGCGAAACAGGCCCTTCTTCTTGCCCGTGGCGACTTCGGTATCATTGTGAAAATTCAACACGAAACCACCGCGAGTGCCAACCGGTGTGTCTGCAACAGAATCTTGCAAAACGGTGCCATTGCTCTGCACGGTGCCATTGCTTCTCAAGGAGGCCAGAGAGGTGCGAAGAGGAGAACGGATAATTGTTGCTATTCCGTAAGGCACGCTTTGGCGAACCCCATAACCGTGCCTCATGCCCCCCATCCACTGGCCTTGATAAGTGCCTGAGAAAAAGAAACATTGTGTAGTATATTCATTAACAGCACACAGTGAAGATGtttcatttatatcaataaatgctgaaaaaaatgtatgttaatcAATGATCAAGGAAAATACTAGTTTAGGATTAACCCAGTGCAATAGATGAATACACAATAACACATAGGGgtagtttcctggacagggcttattgtagtcccaaactaaaatgcatgtatgagctgtcttaatttaaaaacatctcgCACTGACGTATCTTAACATATTTCgagtctcaagatgcacaccagtatgtttgtaaaaactacttaaatgtcataatataactaaggactagtcctggaTTTATataaccctgtccaggaaactgccccgtaataataaatgattaagCTTGAAGGTGTCACTTTAATAGTCTCTTCATCATGAGATACTGTAGCTCACTTTGTAGAGAAATGCACAACGGTCAtgataaataatgtatatttatgtaataGCTGTAAGTCaatttgaataaaagtgtctgaTTAATGCATAATGTaacaaataaatgattaaataatttatatagTGGTTTTAGTATGGTTGTAGTGTggttaaaaaagttaaataatctTCAATGGCAAATTGCAAGTCGTATATACTGTGCTTGTAAATAATACCTTTTTGTGAACTGTAAATACGAATATTAGTCACGGCTAACTTTGGCTTTGAAGTAAAAGGATTTTGAAGAATCAGGATTTGTAAACAATTGTAATGGGCGTATAAAACTTTATCCTTTCAATAGATCAATGTGAGCACCTTCATTCACAATTATAGCATTGACAAGGAGAAATACAAATAGGAAGACCTATAACTTGATCAACTACACATGAAATTTGCTTTTAGAATTACTGCTCATAAATGTCACCATTATCCCAGACCCGAACTTCAACCACAGTCACAAAGACATCTGACACAGATCTCTAAATCAGTGTGGCCCTTTGGGAATCTACTGTGAAATGCAAAAGGTAGGTAAATGCTGGATCAGATTGCAATGGTATGAATTACATGAATAGAGTAGACTGGCACAAGGTTGTTTGCATTATGGTGTGCATTTATTCTAAACCACAAAACAATCCTTCATCACAAGAAGTGTATTTTCTAACATGACTTTTATTTAGACCCAATGGCAATGGCCTGTGACCTGACAGTTGGTCCAAACATAAATGTCAGACTTGTAAACAACACTTACCACCATCCCCATACGTTTCGACCCCATAGCCATCCTGTAATCCATTACTCCACGTCCCATCGTATCTGGCAGGTGTATTGGTGCTCTGCCGGACCCCATAGCGACCCTTGAACCCGTGACTCCACTCCCCACGATACATCCATTTTCCCTTGGTCTCGACTCCCAGCCCGTGCCGTTTACCCTGCGACCAGTAGCCCTGGTACGTGTTCCCGCTGGGCCAGGTGTAAACCCCCACTATCTCAAAGCCGTGGGACCAGGACCCGGCATACTCGCCCTGACCCTTGGGTCCCGTGCAGATGCCGTGTCCGTGGGCTTTGCCGTCCTCCCATCCGCCGCAATAAGTGCCACCATCGTCGAAGTCGAACCGTCCGCCCGTCATTCAGAATGggatgaaaataaaaacaatcgtGCGGTGCttcttctctttctctttcattaAACCGTTTTTGTTTCCAGCGGAGTTGCGTAGCAACGATGAAAACAGGGAGAATAGCTCGCAACGGGAGTGTtgtttgatgtttttgcttgGGTTGTGGGGGTATGAATGAGGAGGCAGGCTTAGCACATCATTACCCGGAGCCGCGCACGCTGTAGCCGCTGCGTTTCACTCGCAGGCGCTGCGCAGGCAGACACGGCGACACAGCTGCGCAACTTTGAGAGACGCTGCCAATACTCTTGCGTCATGGCCGTGGCTCCGCCCACTTCGACGTCGCtgaactaaatatattttaagatttattaGAATTGGAATTTATAATGAACGTATTGAAAGGTAAGTGctaatttgtttattattatcaaTCTAAactgacattttattaaattaatatattttgttcATCGCTAAATTCTAGACCtttatgtttaactttatttgaGCAATACTTTACATCGATTACATTGTTTAAAAGCATTGGAAACTTTTTCTTACTTATTTAGTGACCTGTGATTTTCTA contains:
- the jph1a gene encoding junctophilin-1a, which produces MTGGRFDFDDGGTYCGGWEDGKAHGHGICTGPKGQGEYAGSWSHGFEIVGVYTWPSGNTYQGYWSQGKRHGLGVETKGKWMYRGEWSHGFKGRYGVRQSTNTPARYDGTWSNGLQDGYGVETYGDGGTYQGQWMGGMRHGYGVRQSVPYGIATIIRSPLRTSLASLRSNGTVQSNGTVLQDSVADTPVGTRGGFVLNFHNDTEVATGKKKGLFRRGSLFGSLRQLRKSDSKTSISSKQSAARSDATMSRISSSDANSTISYGDGEVHDEYMPMEDHVDATTTESYMGEWKNDKRNGFGVSERSNGLKYEGEWLNNKRNGYGCTIFPDGTKEEGKYKNNVLVRGIRKQLIPLKSHKTKEKVDRAVEGARRASAIARTKVEIAVSRTTHARTKSESADQAALAACQESDLARAVARELSPGFYQPGLDYIKQKFTEPVEEIKEEPPKEEEKGEEKEEEKSGSPFYRRGTTPSHSPARGKTPSPPSSPQKSQPANSSITRKISKDNSIPTRKISKDSSSVARKISKEERATIVAEIAKVTAPAPVQHFKLQDVPPPKPPKAPEPVSRSGQTGNGQLHAAYHSYYVKPVVQKPPPEEPEDEEPEMTQSSLARMPPPPKTVMTPTPKIRKQESIKPKSLAETKKASMDDANETSEQESGPNSILVVMVMLLNIGLAIIFVHFLT